ATCGCCGAGGGCCCGCAGATCCCGATCCGCATGATCAAGCGCCTCGTCTACCAGAGCCTCAGGCTCGACCTCAGGACGCACCTCGACCTCGTCAGCTCGCACATGTCGATCGTGCGCCAGACCGCCGACCACGCCGAGGGCGTGGCCGCCTTCAAGGAGAAGCGGCCGCCGAAATTCTCGGGGCGCTGAGCCTCTAGCGCGGCTGCAGCACCATCTGCGTCTGGATCACGAGCGCGAGCAGGCGCCCGGAGGCGTCGGTCACGCGGGTCTGCCAGACCATGGTCGTGCGGCCGCGGTGGAGCGGCGTCGTCTCCCCGCGCACGGTGCCGTCGCGCCCGGCGGCGAAGAAGTTGGTCTTCGACTCGAGCGTCGTGGTCGACGCGCCGGGCGGGAGATTGAGGAACGTCGCCGTCGCGCCCAGCGTGTCGGCGAACGCCATGATCGCGCCCCCGTGGAGCGCGCCGCCCAGCGTTCGGAGGTCGTCCCGGATCTCGAGCTCGGCGACGAGCCGGTCCTGCGCCGCCTCGGTGTACCGGATGCCGATGAGTCCGGGCAGATATTTCTGTTGAAGCGCCGTCAGCTCGGCGGGATCGATCGTCACGGTGCCTTCCTCCTAGACCGGCGAGTAGCCGCGGTACTCCATCTGCGCCGCGATCTTCTGGCGGGCCTCCGCGCCCCAGAACTTCTCGACGAGGTAGAGGCCGAGATCGAGCGAGGAGGCGACGCCGCCCGCGGTCACCACGCGGCCTTCGTCCACGATGCGCCGGTCCGTGACCACCTCGCGGCAGAGCGGGCGCAGAAGGTCGTAGGCGCGGTGGTGGGTCGTCGCCCTGAGGTCCTTCAAGTAGCCCGCGCGGCCGAGCAGGAGCGCGCCCGTGCACACGGAGGCCAGCGGGCGCTCACCGCCCCAGGACCTCAGGTAGTCGAGCAGGCGGCGGTCGTCCGCGAGCGCGCGCGTGCCGAACCCGCCGGGCACGTAGAGGAGGTCGAAGCCGCCGAGGTCCTCGTAGACGGAGTCGGGCTTCACCACGAGCCCGGTCTCGTCGGCGATCTCCGGCTCGGTGCCGATGATGCGGTGGCTCACGCCCGGATCCACCGACATCGTGGCGACGCGCCGCAGGGCGTCGTACGCGCCGACGAAGTCGAGGAACGTGAGCCGCGGGAAGACGAGGAACGCGATCCGCTTGACGGCCATCGCCGCGTCAGGCCGGCTTGACCGAGGCCTTGTGGCGCTGGGCGAGGGCCTGGTAGCCCTCGGGGTTCGCGTGCACCCAGTGCTCCGCCGGCGTGCCCGCGAGCGGACCGCGGACCTTGGCCGGCGCGCCGAGCGCGAGGGTGCCGTCGGGGATCTCGGTCCCCGGCGTCACCAGGGCGCCCGCGGCGACCATCGCCCGCGCGCCGATCCGGGCGCCGTCGAGCACGGTCGCGCCGTTTCCGACGAGGCACTCCTCGCCGAGGAACGCCGCGTGCACCGTGCAGTTATGGCCGACCGTGGCGCCCGCGCCGATCTCGGTGCCCTGCCGCGGCGTCACGTGCACGACCGCGCAGTCCTGCACGTTCGCGCCCCGGCGGACGACGATCGGGTTGAAGTCGCCGCGCAGCACCGCGTTGTACCAGACCGACGCGTGCTCCTCGATCGTGACGTCGCCGACGAGGACGGCGGTGGGCGCGATGAACGCGGTCGGGTGCACGGTCGGGCTCTTTCCCTCGAAGCTGAACAGTGGCATGGGCTCTGCCCTCGCAGTATGCTCGAACCGGCCCCATCTTACGCGAACCCCGAGCGACGTGGAGGCTCGAATGTCCCTGCCGAGGATCGCCGCCGTCGCGACCGCGACGCCGCGCGAACGGTTCACGCAGCCGGAGCTCCTCGCGCTCGCGGGCTACGACGACGCCCGGCGCCGCGGCTTCTTCAGCCGGAGCGAGATCGAGGGACGCCACCTCTACATCGACCGCGCGACGTTCCGCCCCGGCGAGAGCGTGGACGAGCTCAACGCCCGCTTCCGCCGCGGCGCGCTCGAGCTCGGCGAGGCCGCCGCGCGCGCCGCGCTCGCCCGCGCGGGCTGGCGGCCCGCCGACGTGGACTTCTTCGCGACGACGACCTGCACCGGCCGGCTCACGCCGAGCCTCGACGCCCACCTGATCGGCCGCCTCGCGCTCCGGCGCGACGTCCAGCGCGTCCACGTCGGGGACACGGGCTGCGCGTCGGCGATGGTGGCGCTGCAGCAGGCGTGGAACCACCTCCAGGCGTTCCCGGGCCGGCGCGCGCTCGTGCTCGCCGTCGAGATCTGCTCCGCGGCGTACTTCCTCGACGACCGGCTCGAGAGCGCGGTCGCGCACGCGATCTTCGCGGACGGCGCCGGCGCCCTCGCGCTCGCGACCGACGGGCCGGGGCCGTCGGTCGTCGCGCACCGCACGCTGTTCCGTCCCGAGCATCTCGACGCGATGGGGTTCGAGTACCCCGGCGGACGGCCGCGCGTGGTCCTCTCGAAGGACGTGCGGCACATCGGCGCCCAGATGATGGGCGAGATGGCGGCGCTCCTCATGGGCACGCAGGGACTCAAGCGCGAGGACATCCGCTACTGGGTGCTCCACTCCGCGGGCCGGCGGGTGATCGACCGCGCCCGGGCGCTGCTCGAGCTCGGGGAGGAGCACGTCGCGCACTCGCGCGCGGTGCTGCGGCGCTACGGCAACATGTCGTCGGCGACGATCCTCTTCGTGCTCGAGGAGATGCTGCGGCGCGAGGCGCCGGTGGACGGGGAGTGGGGGCTCATGATCGCCCTCGGCCCGGGCTTCGCCGCCGAGGGCGCCCTGCTGCGATGGTAGTGCCCCCGGCCTCGCGGACCCGGCGCCGATGATCAGAGCGGAGGGGGCGCTCGAGCTCCTCGACCGTCCCGTGAGCGCGACGGAGCGGGCGGCGTCGCTCGCCGACATCGATCGTCTGAACGCCTGGTTCGGCGGCTACGCGCTGACGCTGCGCGAGATCCGGCGCGTGGCGGCGCGCGCCCCCGCCCGCCGGCTCGTCGTGCTCGACGTGGGCGGCGGCCACGCGGCGTTCGCCGCCCGCCTCGTCCGGTGGGCGCGCCGGACCGGCCGCGCGATCCGCGTCGTGGTGGTCGAGCGCGACGCCCAGACTCTCGCGCTCGCCCGCCGGATCTGCGACGCGTACCCGGAGATCGCGCTCGTCCGCGCCGACGCCACGGCGCTGCCGTTCGCCCGGGGCGCCGCGGACGTCGTCGCGGCGTCGCTGACGCTTCACCACCTCGAGCCCGACGCGGCGGTCGCCGCGCTGCGCGAGATGGCCGCCGCCGCGCGCGGCGCCGTCGTGGTGAACGACCTCCTGCGCACGCGCCTGGCGCTCACGCTGGTGTGGCTCGCGACGCGGCTGCTGCGGTGCCACCCGATCTCGCGTCACGACGGTCCGCTGTCGGTCCGGCGCGCCTACTCGGGCGCCGAGCTCCGCGCGCTCGCCGCGCGCGCGGGGATCCGGAGGCTCGACGTCCGCGAGTATCCGGCGTTCGGGCGGCTCGTCGCGGTGACGCGGTGAGGGCGCCCGACGTCATCGTCGTCGGCGCGGGCCCGGCCGGCGCGGCGGCGGCGATCCTCCTCGCCGAGCACGGGGTCGCCGTCACGCTCCTCGACCGCGCCCGGTTCCCGCGGCCGAAGATCTGCGGCGAGTACCTGTCGCCCGAGGCGCCGCGGGTGCTGGACCGCCTCGGCGTGCTCAAGGCGGTGGACGGCCGTGCGGTGCCGCTCGCGGGCATGCGGATCACGGCGCCCGACGGCACCGAGCTCGTGGGCACGTACCGCGCGCTCGGCCGCTTTCGTCCGTACCGCGAGCACGCGATGGCGCTCCCCCGCGAGACGCTCGACGCGATCCTCGTCGAGCGGGCGCGCGCGCTCCCGATCGACGTCCGGGAGGGGACGCGGGTGACCGACGTGCTCCTCGACGGCGACCGCGTCACGGGTGTCGAGGCCGTGGACGGCGCCGGCCGCGTGCAAGCGCTCCGCGCCCCGCTCGTGATCGCCGCCGACGGCCGGGCGTCGGTGATCGCGCAGCGCCTGGGGCTCCGCCGCGAGCACCGCCTCCGGCGGATGGCGCTCGTCACCTACGTCGCCGGCCTCGAGGGCTGCCGCGATCGCGGCGAGATCTTCGTGGACCCGCCGGACTACGCGATCCTGAACCCGGTGGCGCCCGACCGGGCGAACCTGTCGCTGGTCGTGCCGCTCGGCGACGCCGCGCCCTGGAGCGCGCGCCTCGAGACCTTCTTCACCGCGCGCGCCAGGCACCTGCCGCACCTCGCCCGGCGGCTCGCGGGCGCGCGCCTCGTCGCGCCCGTGCGGGCGCTGGGACCGCTCGCGTACGAGGTGGCGCCGCCGCGCGCGGGCGGCGTCCTGCTCGTCGGCGACGCCGCGGGCTTCTTCGATCCGTTCACGGGCGAGGGGGTCTTCGCCGCGCTGCGC
This genomic interval from Candidatus Methylomirabilota bacterium contains the following:
- a CDS encoding PaaI family thioesterase translates to MDPAELTALQQKYLPGLIGIRYTEAAQDRLVAELEIRDDLRTLGGALHGGAIMAFADTLGATATFLNLPPGASTTTLESKTNFFAAGRDGTVRGETTPLHRGRTTMVWQTRVTDASGRLLALVIQTQMVLQPR
- a CDS encoding DJ-1/PfpI family protein, with amino-acid sequence MAVKRIAFLVFPRLTFLDFVGAYDALRRVATMSVDPGVSHRIIGTEPEIADETGLVVKPDSVYEDLGGFDLLYVPGGFGTRALADDRRLLDYLRSWGGERPLASVCTGALLLGRAGYLKDLRATTHHRAYDLLRPLCREVVTDRRIVDEGRVVTAGGVASSLDLGLYLVEKFWGAEARQKIAAQMEYRGYSPV
- a CDS encoding gamma carbonic anhydrase family protein, translated to MPLFSFEGKSPTVHPTAFIAPTAVLVGDVTIEEHASVWYNAVLRGDFNPIVVRRGANVQDCAVVHVTPRQGTEIGAGATVGHNCTVHAAFLGEECLVGNGATVLDGARIGARAMVAAGALVTPGTEIPDGTLALGAPAKVRGPLAGTPAEHWVHANPEGYQALAQRHKASVKPA
- a CDS encoding 3-oxoacyl-[acyl-carrier-protein] synthase III C-terminal domain-containing protein, which codes for MSLPRIAAVATATPRERFTQPELLALAGYDDARRRGFFSRSEIEGRHLYIDRATFRPGESVDELNARFRRGALELGEAAARAALARAGWRPADVDFFATTTCTGRLTPSLDAHLIGRLALRRDVQRVHVGDTGCASAMVALQQAWNHLQAFPGRRALVLAVEICSAAYFLDDRLESAVAHAIFADGAGALALATDGPGPSVVAHRTLFRPEHLDAMGFEYPGGRPRVVLSKDVRHIGAQMMGEMAALLMGTQGLKREDIRYWVLHSAGRRVIDRARALLELGEEHVAHSRAVLRRYGNMSSATILFVLEEMLRREAPVDGEWGLMIALGPGFAAEGALLRW
- a CDS encoding methyltransferase domain-containing protein — its product is MIRAEGALELLDRPVSATERAASLADIDRLNAWFGGYALTLREIRRVAARAPARRLVVLDVGGGHAAFAARLVRWARRTGRAIRVVVVERDAQTLALARRICDAYPEIALVRADATALPFARGAADVVAASLTLHHLEPDAAVAALREMAAAARGAVVVNDLLRTRLALTLVWLATRLLRCHPISRHDGPLSVRRAYSGAELRALAARAGIRRLDVREYPAFGRLVAVTR
- a CDS encoding NAD(P)/FAD-dependent oxidoreductase, with translation MRAPDVIVVGAGPAGAAAAILLAEHGVAVTLLDRARFPRPKICGEYLSPEAPRVLDRLGVLKAVDGRAVPLAGMRITAPDGTELVGTYRALGRFRPYREHAMALPRETLDAILVERARALPIDVREGTRVTDVLLDGDRVTGVEAVDGAGRVQALRAPLVIAADGRASVIAQRLGLRREHRLRRMALVTYVAGLEGCRDRGEIFVDPPDYAILNPVAPDRANLSLVVPLGDAAPWSARLETFFTARARHLPHLARRLAGARLVAPVRALGPLAYEVAPPRAGGVLLVGDAAGFFDPFTGEGVFAALRGAELAAETAVRALGAGDCSCAALAGYARARRRAFAGKERVTRALQLVVARRPLADLAAHALARRPALLDLLLGVIGDFVPPRALLRGLLR